TAAGATTACCGGCTACTCAACTAAGCCATCAAAGAATAACAACGGACACCAATTATGGTATCAAGTTGGTTATGCTAAATAGTTGATCTTAAAAAAACTTGGGATTAAGTTCTCAAGTTTTTTTGCTAGGCAAAAATACCGACTGTAATTTTTCATTTTATAACTAAAAAACTGGTATAATCAAGACAGAGTAAGGAGGCAGATTAATGGTTAGTACTAAATTCACGACACAATTAAAGACTAAGTATGGGATTGAATTTAACAATCCTAAGTTATTAGAGGAAGCATTCACGCATTCCTCATATGTCAATGAGCATCCTCATCAGCATTTGCGTAATTATGAAAAGTTAGAATTTTTAGGTGATGCGGTGCTCGAGTTTACTATTTCGGATTATTTATATCGTCATTTTGCTAATTTAAATGAAGGTGAATTAACCCGAATGCGGTCCAATATCGTTGATACTGAAGGCTTTTCAGAATTTGCAGAGAAGTTTGATTTTTCTAGTGAAATTCAATTAGGCAATGGTGAAGAAAAGGCGGGTGCACGCTCGCGTAAGACATTATTAGAAGATGTCTTTGAAGCTTTTAACGGAGCTGTGTTTTTAGATCAAGGTTTAGAAGCGGTCGAGCGTTTTTTGCAAGCGACTGTTTATCCACTGATTGATGCTGGTCAATTTAGTGCCTCACGTGATTATAAAACTGATTTGCAAGAATTATTGCAGCAAGATGGTCCGGTGAAGATTGAGTATCAAGTATTAGAAGAATCGCAGTTGCCATCACATTTCTTGGTACAATTACAAGTTAATGATCAAGTGCTGTCGCAAGGCGAAGGTCATAATAAAAAGGCAGCTGAGCAAGAAGCTGCTAAAACTGCTTTGGCTAAGCTAGACTAGGAGACTAATGTGCCATTAACTGAACTTATTATTGATGGATTTAAATCTTTTGCACAAAAAACTAAGATTGAATTTGATCATGGAATTACAGGGATAGTTGGTCCTAATGGTAGTGGTAAGAGTAACATTACCGAAGCAATCCGCTGGGTAATGGGTGAGTCCAGTGCTAAATCGTTGCGTGGCTCGAAC
This DNA window, taken from Lactobacillus sp. ESL0684, encodes the following:
- the rnc gene encoding ribonuclease III; the protein is MVSTKFTTQLKTKYGIEFNNPKLLEEAFTHSSYVNEHPHQHLRNYEKLEFLGDAVLEFTISDYLYRHFANLNEGELTRMRSNIVDTEGFSEFAEKFDFSSEIQLGNGEEKAGARSRKTLLEDVFEAFNGAVFLDQGLEAVERFLQATVYPLIDAGQFSASRDYKTDLQELLQQDGPVKIEYQVLEESQLPSHFLVQLQVNDQVLSQGEGHNKKAAEQEAAKTALAKLD